The Candidatus Deferrimicrobiaceae bacterium genomic sequence TTCATGAGGACCTCCGGGCTTCGATGGACCTTGCGCTCAACGCCTCCGCGATCGCCGGGGCGCTGACCTCCGCCGGGTTCGACGCTCACCCGCTCCTGTTCGGGCGCGAGCCGGGGGCGCTCTGCGACGCGCTCCGCGCCTTCGCGCCCGCCGCGGTCTTCAACCTGGCCGAAGGGCCGCTCGACTGCGCCCAGAAGGAGCCGCACGGCGCTGCCCTGCTCGAGCTGCTGCAGCTTCCCTACACCGGGAACGGGCCCTCCGCACTGTCCTTGTGCAACGACAAGGCGCTGGTCAAGGCGCTCCTGGCGCAGGCAGGGATCGCCACGCCGCGCCATCGCCTCTACGGCGCCACCTCCCGCGGGAAGTCGGGACTCCGCTTCCCGGTCATCGTGAAGCCGGCGCGCGAGGACGGCTCTGCGGGCATCACCGACGCGAGCGTCGTCGACTCCGAAGCCGGGCTGCGCCGGCAGGTGGCCCGCGTCATCGCGGAGTTCCGCCAGGAAGCACTGGCCGAGGAGTTCGTCGGGGGGCGGGAATTCAACGTCGCCGTCCTGGGAAACGGCACCGGCCCCGATCCGTACCGGGCGTTGCCGCCCGGAGAGCTCGTCTACGACGAACCTGCGTGGCGCGTCTGCTGCTTCGCGTCGAAGTGGGACCCGACCCACCCGGCCTACGACGCCATCCGATCCGTCGTCCCGGCGAGGATCCCGGCCGGCCTCCGGCGCACCCTGCAGACAACCGCGCTCGCCTGCGCCCGGCTCTTCGGGGTGCGCGGCTACGCCCGCGTCGATTTCCGGGCCGATTCCGAAGGGCGCCCGCACGTGCTCGAGGTGAATCCCAACCCCGACATTTCTTCCGACGCCGGGATGGCGCGGGCGGCCGCCGCGGCCGGCCTGTCCTATTCGGCGATGATCGCCGAGATCCTGCGGCTTGGCATCGGGCTGGGGGCGAGGTGAGTCTCCGGATCCGGAAGATCGAGTCGGGGGATCGCGACCCGATCGGGGCGCTGATTTCCGGCACGCGCGTCTTCAAGCCGCACGAGGTCGACGTCGCGCTGGAGCTGGTCGATATCGCGCTCACGAAGCCCGGCCAGGACGACTACCATCCTTACGTCCTTGTCGAGGAAGACGGCGCCGTGGTCGCCTATGCCTGCTTCGGGAAGAATCCGATGACTACGGGCACGTTCGACCTTTACTGGCTGGCGACCCGCGTCGACCGGCACGGCCGCGGATACGGCCGGAAGCTCGTGGCGTTCGTCGAGGAACGGGTGCGGGAGATGGGGGGCTACCTGCTGGTCATCGAAACGTCGTCGAAGGAATGCTACGGCGATACGCGGGCGTTCTACGACAAGATCGGCTGCGCGCTCGCGGCGCAGCTGCCCGACTACTACGACCGGGGCGACGACAAGCTTGTCTACCTGCGGCGGATTGTGTAGCGCGCCGCCCGGTCAGAAGGCGCGAGCAGCCTCGATCCCGAAGATGTCGGCCCGGGACTTGGGTTGCATCAGCCCGAACGCTCCGCCACCGGCCGGCGTCACATCGGAAGCCTGGAAGCGCCAGCCGTCGTAGAACAGGCCGCCACGCCAGGGGCCCTTGACGATCCCGACGCTCCCGTACAATGACAGGTTGCCCTTGGGGCTGACGTTGACCTTCCCGAAACCGGGGAACTTGGCCGAATTGTAGGTGGACAAGGGAAGCTTGAGCCCGAGCTCGCCGTAGCCCCGGACCGGGGTTGCGCCGATCACGAGGTCGGCCTCGGCCCGGGCGCCGCCGCGGGCGAAAACGCTGTCCCATGTCTCGAGGTAGCCGGTGGCCTGGGGAGTCGTCCGAAGGTCGCGGCGCCAATAGTTCCAGGCCAACCCGAGATAAGGCTCGACCTGCGACTCGGCCACGAAATGGTAGACGGCCCCGATGTCGGCGCCGATGCCGAACCCGACGTAGCGGACGTCGGTCGAGACCGGCGTCCCGCCCTGCGTGTGGCCGTCGTAATCGACGTAGCCGAACATGCCCTCGACGTGGGGGGTGAACGTGATGTCTTCCCGGTTGTAGCGGCGGGAGGCGCCCAGCTGGAGCCGGGGACCGCTCTCCTTGAGCAGGCGGGTGTCCCCGTCGTACTCGCGCCAGTTGAAGTATTCGAGCCGTGCTGTCGCCAGGTTCGAGGCGGTCACGGGCGATTCCCCGCTGGGCTCCTGCAGGAAATCCGCTTCGAGCGCGAATGCCCCGGTCGCGGGCAAAAGGAACGAAAGCGCCAGGGCGCAGGTTAGTCGTCTGGGCAGTCGGGAAATCCTCACGGGGCCTCCGGGGCAGGGAATCCGGCTAGAAGGAATAGCCGGCGTTGAGCGAATAGATGTCGGCAGCCGACTTGCGCTGGGCGACCGGTGTCGCGTCGGGCAGCGCGACCGGGTCGGAGTTCATGAAGCGCCAGCTGTCGTAGGAGACGCCGAAACGCCACCGGTCGATCACGACGCCCGCCTCGGCGAATGCCGATAACGCGCCCCGCGGCTTGAGGTTGACCTTCCCCTGGCCGGCGAGCTTGACGGAATCCTGGGTGGAAAGCGGCATCCTGAGCCCGAGCTCGCCGTAGCCGCGGAACGGCTTCTGCCCGGCCACGAGATTGGCGGAGGCACGCGCCCCGCCGCGGGCGTAGATGGTGTCCCACGTTTCGCGCGGCCCGCCCCAGGACGCGATGTCGCGCCGCCACCAGTTCCAGCCGAGGCCGAGGAAGGGCTCGACCGTCGATTCTCCCTGCAGGTGGTAGACCACGCCGACGTCGGCGCCGA encodes the following:
- a CDS encoding autotransporter domain-containing protein; translated protein: MRLNKLGLWIGVAAVSVLCATGSSMPASAEEDFLSQSGNDSPVSVSNQAWGRLEYFNWREYDGKLSRAKESGPRLSVGVARSYNRDDITFTPRVGAMVGYVGNEGTLGYAPNRYIDTYAKYLGFDVGADVGVVYHLQGESTVEPFLGLGWNWWRRDIASWGGPRETWDTIYARGGARASANLVAGQKPFRGYGELGLRMPLSTQDSVKLAGQGKVNLKPRGALSAFAEAGVVIDRWRFGVSYDSWRFMNSDPVALPDATPVAQRKSAADIYSLNAGYSF
- a CDS encoding GNAT family N-acetyltransferase, which translates into the protein MSLRIRKIESGDRDPIGALISGTRVFKPHEVDVALELVDIALTKPGQDDYHPYVLVEEDGAVVAYACFGKNPMTTGTFDLYWLATRVDRHGRGYGRKLVAFVEERVREMGGYLLVIETSSKECYGDTRAFYDKIGCALAAQLPDYYDRGDDKLVYLRRIV